ACAATTTTGAAGCTATAGGGAGTTGAAAAGTAAGATACAAGTTTTAGGGAAACTGTTAGCACTTACAGCATTGAGGATTTGGCATCCTCGAAACGTTTGATTAGCGTTGATTTGGTGGCAGTGGTCAGGAAGAGCGGTCCCTGCTTCGAGGGCTGCATGCGTAACGTGGAGCCATCCATCTCAATCTCGCCAATGGCTGTGAGAAAGCTGCCGTCGCGCAGCACCTGCTCCGTGGTCTGCAGACCTTTCTGACGCACGCCCGTGAAGAAGCCGAAGATGTGATCGAAGAACGACAGCGATGTGGACTCGTAGTTGTCATAcaccacatccacatccagcACAGCCGCGCTTACGGCGTCGACGATCTCCACGCCATGATCGTGTTGTCGCAACTCGAACGGCATTTCATTGACGCTCTCATGCAGCAGTTTGCGCTGCTCTGCCCAGAATCCGGCAAAGGCGCGCATCACACGATGCTCGTGAAGCTTCACGATTTGCAGCACGCCGCTCACACTGGGCACGTAGGCACTGCGCAGTGGGACGCCGATGGGCGTGACTGTGCCGCGTATGACGGCATAGGGTATCTTTTTGTCCTGCTGTCGTCCCACTATGGATTTAAGTTCCTTATCAATGGTGTATTGTGGAGCTTcctacaaaacaacaacaatttgattaTGCATTCGCTGCTTTTGAAGTCTAATTTACCTTAAGCACTCTGGCGGTGTTCTTGTAGTGCACATATTCGCGCACACAGAGGCCCAGGATGAGTAGATCGACGCCCAGCGCCACTGATTCGTGTATAAAGTCCATTACAAATaggtaaaaataatttaaagctactaataataatattgtgaGTGCTAGTGTCAATCTATTGTCGTTGTGTGACCATTAGGAACaaatcttaaatataccaatatactgaACTTGCCCATAATTGGCATCTAGTTGCTTGCACAGTTTTAAGGCGCACgtcatttgaaacaaattgatACTTCCAAGTTAAAGAAAGtttgttacatttttcttCAATGCCATTAGAGTGCTGTTCTCAGATATCAttcaaaattagaaaattgtatataaaaattgcttAACCGCATAAAAAACATACCACATGTCGCCTTTCTGTAATTCGATAAGAAACTGTACAGTTTGAAATGCCATATTATCGATATCAATAATATCGAAGCTTTAAATATAACTGCGCGCTAGATTTAAATTGGCAGGCattcaatcaaaaaaaaaaaaaaacgctatgcaaatatttgatatttctaAGTGTTTGTACACCGCTTAAGTGATTCCATGTTTACCAAGAaacaacagacagacagttaCATCTTTCAATTGCCGTTAAGCTAAGAATTTGCTCCATTGttcaatgtattttttttgtgtgtcaaTATGAACCATTtacccatcatcatcatcatcatcatcatcatggtGGCATTCCAATCactgtagttgttattgtggcTGTAATCTTACTTTCGCAagacatacacactcacacagatacacacgaATTGATATAAAGAGCAGCTCTCATTATGGTGGGAGAGTAGAAGATATCTTTACCTTTGGGCGTCCGCTATATTTTTGGGTTGTGAGTCAAACTTCTTTTGTGTAGTTCCCAGCCACGCTATCAATTCAGACAATTGAAGTAACTCGCAGCAATTAGACGTGtttcaaaataacaaattaaatcaCAAATTAACTCACAATGTCCTTCGATAAGCTATTCTGGAGCATGGTAAGATCTCGAGAAGTGTGTTTActgaaattgaataatatgcTGATTAATGTTATCACACTTAGCTTGTACTCAACGTCATCACATTACTTACGGCCGCCACTGTAACCACTCGCATCATCCAGCCCAGGGAGACGAGCAGCTGTGAAGGTCGTCAGACTCCTGGACCCATCTGCGAGTCCTGTGAACTGCTCGCCACCTGTGTCCAGCATTCGAATGGCTGGGTGAACATACCCGTCGAGTCGTGTGATGTGGCCAACGGTTACTATTGCAACATACGCCTGGGCACCTGCTCCAATGCCACTGGACCATGCCATCCCTTTGGCATCGAAGGCAACTTCCAGTGCACCTCACAAGGCATCTTTCCCGATCCCTACGATTGCCAGAAATACCACATGTGCTATTTCCTCGACATTGTGCTCGTTGCGGCTGCCGTCGACTGTGGCAATGACAGGGCATTCGATGCACGCACTGGTCAATGTTCCCTCACCCTGGACAGCGCCGTATGCACTCAGCCCCAATACCAATGTCCCCATGTGGGCTACGTGGCAGCTTGGCCCAGCAATCCGAACATCTTCTACGTCTGCAAGTCGACGGTGAATCAGAATGCCGAGGACACTGTGGTCACCTATCCATCGCTGCATCGCTGCAACGACGGCGAAATCTTTTCGGACTACGTTTGTCGCCCCGGCAACAGTTCATCGGTGGTGCCCACTCTTTCTCCATCGATTGATCCCAATGACAATGGCTTCACTGTGATGCCCGCCAGATGCGAACATGTCGGTTTGATGGCCGACAGCGCCAATTGTCGCAAGTATTTCTTCTGCTCCACCAAGAATGGACAACTGCAGCACCAGGATTGCCCCGATGGCACCTATTTCCGACCCGAGCTCTCGTCTTGTGTGCTTGGCACGTGCTAATTTAAGAGTTAATTGCCAATCTGTATGTGTAATGAACCAGTTGCCATTATCTTTTAATTATGAGTTTTACATTTCGTCTCGGGGGAATCTTTTGCTTATCTTTGGGGTTCTCTTGTTTCTTGGCTCTATTTAAGCTGCCTTCCTGCGATCGTCACCTTCAAAAGTTTTTTGAAATGCGTTCTGTTgagttgttgctactgctaaGCGTCGGTCTCGTTGGCTGCCAAGGAAGGGTACTGCTCAACTATAGTCTGGGCATCGACTCCGCTGAACTGGTGACGAATCCTTGCCAGGATGTGCGTTTAGCTGGCTTTATTTGCGTGGACTGCAGCACTCTAGGCTTCTGCTTCTATATCAATGGACAGTGGCAAACTGTGGAGATGTCCAGTTGCCAGTCGGAACGTGGCTTCTACTGCAGCGACGAGGAGACCTACGGTTGCACGTGGCAGCCACGTTGCAAGGTGCCGGTGCGTGGCAAGTTCTACTGCCAAGGTGAAGGTGTCTATCCCGATCCCTACGACTGTCGCAGCTACCACGAGTGCAGTGCCGCCAATGTGGACATGCCACGTCAGTGCACCAATGGGGCAGCTTATTCGCTGCTCACGCAAAGCTGCAGCTTGCCACGCGACAGCGAACAGTGCTCGCAGAAGCAGTACAGCTGCAGCTATCTGGGGCAGACAGGCGTTTGGGCTGCCAATAGCAGCTACTACTATATCTGCCAGCAGGAGGAGACTGTCTTCTATCCGCTGATGATGAAGTGTCGCGATGGCTACACCTTCAATGGTCACAGTTGTAGTTCTCCTGTGCAGACAAGAGccgtgcagcagcaacaggagaaACATCTGGATAGGAAGCTTGTGGTCTGCAGAGATGGTGAACGCTTCGCTTCGGACAATGCCAATGCCTACTTTGCCTGCCATGCTGGTCAGCTGGCCTTCCACTCGTGCCCTATTGGTCACTACTTCGATGCCGTCTTCAAGATGTGTCGCTACAATGCCGATACCTGTGAGGAAGGCGAATCCTCCATAGCTGATAGCAAGTATGGCTTCAACTACTGCCTGCATGGCCAGCTCATCTATCAGCGTTGTCCCATCAAGTACTACTACGATGAGGATGCTCAAGCCTGTCGCCAGTTGGCGGAGACTTGCAGGGACTTTAGCACTTCGCCTGCCGAGACAGCTGCTGGTTTCTACACTTGCGTTAAGGGACAACTGCACTACCAATTGTGTCCCGCTGAGACAGCTTACTACGATGAACAACGCGATGTCTGTGTGCAGAGAGATTTGCCTGTCTACCTTTGATAGAGAAACGGTTTCTTAAATTTCAGTTCTTCCCCTGtttatcattaaaaatgtattatctGCACTTTcctaaatgaataaatttcaaatgcaagcGTCACTgttttaatcatttaattattttattatcatatcTGGTCAAGGTTTTAAGTTTCCATAGCTGATgtatttaaactttatttcGCATTGGTTGGAAcagtatttaaaatgtgtttgtCAAAGTTGTTGTCGCTCCTGCTTTTGATCGCTGTTGTCACTGcggataattgcaaaaatggcGTTTTGTATGCTGCGGAAGCAGCCAATGAATATTACTATTGTGTGAATGGTGTGTTGCTGCAAAAGGAATGTCCGGGAGACAACACTTACTTTGATGCCCACAACTCTGTGTGCCGTCATGGCAAGCCACCTTCAAACTCTGCAACTTCTTCGTCTACAACTTCTTCGCCTTTGACTTCTTCAACTATACCTTCGACTTCTTCTCCCGATGATAACTTAGTAGTACTTGGGAAGTGCCAACGGATTGGTCTAACTGGCGACTTGACAGATTGCAATCGTTTCTATCACTGCGCTGCCAAAGGTGACGCTGTGCAGCGTGGCAACTGTCCTGATAACCACATCTTTGATCTGGTCAAATTCACTTGTGTGCGGGGGACTTGTTGACTTCCTTCAACTTTGCTTAacttgataaaaaaaaaccttgaAGCGAAACTGTGTTGTTAAGTTACTACttttgttataataattgatgcaacaatttataactttttcaattttacatAGTAAAGTACTGTAACTGgtctgtaaataaataaaagaaagtctTAAAATTGtctaataatatattaaagtcAACGGTTtcgtaaattaaataagttatcAAATAGAGGTTAAGAAGAAACACCTTCGtatcacaaaaaatatacaccTGTGAGCTTAAAAAGCATACCACTAATtattttgctaaaaataataaatagattctaaaataatatcactaaacaaatattcaatGTAACTTAAATGCAAGAAGTTTGGTGatcaaataagtaaaatataaatattgtagctTTTTTTTAGTTCTGCACAAGttgaaatacaataataacagtcTTTAAGTGTTCCAAAAAGATCTGTTCGATCAGATTAAAATTCTTCaagttttttaagaaataatagtaaaataattgatttttaaatcatCATATCTTCCTGATAATGACATTATCATATCTGGACAGAGTTTTATCTCTAGACATTTAAAGTGTGCTTGAGGCACATTTAGACAGTAGTTTTTAAAATGCCTTTCACCAAGCTGTTTCTTCTGTTGCTGGGAGTTCTTACCGTTCATGGCATTGACTTGGCTGAGGAGTGCCAGTCAGGTGTCAGTTATCCTGCGGGGAATCCTAACAGCTTCTATACCTGCCTGGATGGCAAACTGATCTATGTGGAATGCCCCAACGATACTGTGTATGAGCCCAACATGGGATTGTGCACCCAACCGCCGAGAAGCTGCCAAGAGGGCGAAATGGTAACTGAGGTTAATAAATATGGATTTTACTACTGCATCGATGGCCAACTGAGGTATATACAATGCCCACTAAATGCATACTACGACGAGGCGCTGCAGGTTTGTGCCGAACGTCAGGATTGCCAGGATAGCAAGCTGTATGAAGCAGAGTCTGCATTTGGTTTCTATAGCTGCAATGCTGGAAAATTGATCTATGAGAGCTGCAAAGCAGACTTCATCTTCGACTTGTATCAACAGGGTTGTATTGAGCTGAAGAACTGCACGGAGAATCAAGTGTTTTCTGCAAATACGGAGCAAGGTTTCTATTACTGCAATCAAGGAGAACTAATCTATATAGCTTGCCCAGAAGGCATGTTCTTCGATTTTAGAGTTAAACTCTGTTTGCCACAGAATTTTTACCGGTAAATTGTCCACGCTTATCATGAaagttatattaataaataatataacgATTTCTGACTAAAATTGTTATCAAGTGCGGGCTTTGTCTATGTTGATTATCTCTCAAGTGATTCAATGAAATATAGTAACTATTATCTGCTGCAGTATAGGAAGTTTGAATAATGTTAATGCAATGTGGCAGAGTGATACCGCAGATAGGAccaagataaagataaagagaGTCTCCAAGACTATTTTTTATACGcgtaaaagtaaattataaatttgtgcctCCATCAAATGTACATacttgtatatgtatgtatgtataacatGCAGAAGGAAGAAGAACttttgatcagcatcaacagcgagacgatatagccatgccCGTTTGTTCGAAtgttcttagtattttttcggtatattaatttgatacatattttttataataataccgcactgttttgtttatattgaaaatgtgtagtgggtatctcacagtcgagaacacttgactgtagctttcttactaaTTATGCCTGAACAGTCAGTCGACGTGTCTAGAAGAATGTCTTTCATGGAGTGTGCATTCCAAATGAACAGTGGGTATTTTTTGtcttgaataactttttattgtagcataacaaaaacttaacttaactaaTCAAAAAATGCTGATTGATTGCACTTCGATTGCACTTAATCGTCGCATTCGCGCACCACGGGATGCAGCACAATGGAGGCGCCATTGCAACCAGTGCGATCTGAGATGAAGTCATGGAAGTTGCTCTCCAGTGCCCACATGAAACGCTTGTGCCCCGGCAGCACCTGCGTGGAGAGACGACAGTCGCCGCCACGCTGCACCTCCTGCAAATTGGAGGCCTTAAAGCACGTCTCCGAGTCCCACAGATAGATATCATTCTCGCCCTTATAACGGAAGAACAACGAAGTGCCGCCATCGGCGCCCAAGAGCACAGCCTGCTTGCCATAGGGTTTGGGTCCCACATCGATGATGGAGCCGGCTCCTTGGCCCACGCGTAGATACTCGCCCTTGATGGAATAGAGGCGAGAGGAGCTCAGGTAGCTGAAGAAGAGAGTCGAGGTGCCGTCGGGCTTGGAGGTCAACGCCACATAGAGCACATCGTTGGTGGGCGCTGTGGCTCGGGGCAGCACAATGCGATACGATTTGTTGCCCGTGATGTCGTAGACTAGAATGCTACGTGCACCAGCATCAGCGACATAGCTGTGGGGGGAGAGGAGAAGAGAGAAAGTAGGTGAATTGTAGGTGTAGGTTTTGTTTCATTAGAAAACATCGCGCAACTTTCTTTGCAAGCTTATCAATGAACTCAACTGATAAGATTGCAATACGAGAGCTTTGAGAAACTTCCAAACTCTTTGCACATGCAGCTAAAATTTTCTACTTACACAAAAGGCTTGTTGTCCTTGGAGTAGTCGATGACAATGAATTGCAGTCGCGACTCGGAAGTAACCAGATCGCTGAGATCAATGCTCTTGACCACCTTGTTGTTGGCCGTGTTGATGGCCACAATCTTTGGACTGCAACGACGTATTGGCTGCTCCAAAGTATTCACAATGCCCACGTCCAAAGCCCACAACAGACcctaaaaaataatatataaatccATTAATTAGTATAgaccacaaataaaaataaatcactttATTAGCCATAGacaccaaataaaaattaatcaaaaattctttttattcgaatgcatttttaattgccgGAATTTGTCAACAATTCTGCAATTAATTCTGTCTGCacttgaacaacaacaaattgtgcaaatttgCTGAATTgccattaaataaacaaatgcacTGCCTCAttgttgctttattattattattgttgttgttttcatagCATTTGTTTGTTGACATTACTTTTCAACTGCTGACCGATTGTCTAAGCATTAATTATTGTCGATGAGTTTCAATTATAGTTGATTATAAAATACTCTCTATGTATTGCTTGTGCCTTGACCATTGATTGTTATCAATTGAgaaacaactaaataaatgcaatgaaTTCTCAATGTCCACAGCTAATAACTTATTGATATTAATGCGAAAtgttttaatagtttttttgaGTATTCTAACTACTTGAAACTAAAGTGCTCTCAATATTGAAGCTTAAAATTTCAGTATTAAATGCAGTTTTTATTATgagtttaaaatttatgtgttATTTGAGGCATACAGTTTAAGTTCtgtcttttgatttttattatttgctatgaaattaaatagagttaataaattgtaaatatatttatctaataACTGATAGAAATCAATGGTAACTTTatgaactttaaatattttcgatgttcaatatttactttatagtgtattgatttatatttgcaaAACCTACAAACATAATTAAGAGGGTAAAGAAATATTCTCAATGATGAAAGTGCTTTCAGTGTTGACTGTTATTTTCGATAAGAAATTAAGTTAACTCAATACATTATAActgattaaaattaatatgaacTGCCCTTATGGTTGTTGAAGTATTGTAACTACTTAAAATTCAAGTGATTTTAAGAAGAAACACTTTCgtatgttaaataaatgaacaagAAATTGATGTGATTAAAAGCaacaatatttactttatagtccattcatttatatttacaagGCTTGCAGacctaatttaatttgaattatgcaACTCAATATGGAATATGATGGAACTAAAAACTCTaagtattttgcatatttcttatttttaagaCATTGTTATTcgatataaaattaaaatgagttTTTATATGTGCTTTGACTTTCGATCTGAGTCAGAAATATACACAGttcataaattcaatatatatttgactTTTTGTTATTGAGGTATCTTAAttacttcaaatttaaatgatgtAAATAAGAAGTCAGTCTTTAAATTCGCACTATTCAGTTGTCTGCATTATCGATCTGAATGCAGTCAAGTTAATCATGAAGCGGAAATATAGTTCAAGTATCTCAAGTGTCGAAAGTGCTGCGACACAAGCAGTTAAACTTGAATTTGGCTGATAAAACCGAAACTGGCTGACAAATGAACAGTTCTTCAATAGCAATTGAGTTTatcagcatttttattttccatggAGTTCAACGAGTTGCTTTTCCCTTGAACTGACGCTGGAGAGGGTGTGAGAGGGTtaaaaggaagagagagagggaaagagagggaaagagagggaaAACAGAGGGATAACCAAGCGTTTGATGTTGACTTTTATAATATTCCATTTACCATGGGATGGAACTTTATTTGGGCCGCTTGCCACACGCCACTTGGCactgtattttatttgattaaaaaagcAATTTCATGGTGTAAAAAAGAGATGTCTATAgatgtgaatgtgtgagtgtgcaagtcagtgttcgtgtgtgtgtgtgagtgaatgcATTTAATGCAGTGCGAAAACTGTTAAAAAATGCGCCGCAAGTTTCAGGTTTAAAGAAACAAATTGCTTTTCCAGCAACACTGACAACTGACCAACAAACTAagtgagcgagtgtgtgtaagagttgtgtgtatgtgtgtgtgtgtgtgtgattcgtggaatatcaaatttaattgcactcACATTCTGATCCACAGCCACATCGACGACAGACTGCAGCGCCTGACAGTTGCCCTCCTCCTGAATGGCCCAGCATGGATACGGCGCAATCTTGGCCAGACACTCGCCCTTTTTCAGGTTCACCTTGCCCAGGGTAAAGGGAACG
This is a stretch of genomic DNA from Drosophila albomicans strain 15112-1751.03 chromosome 3, ASM965048v2, whole genome shotgun sequence. It encodes these proteins:
- the LOC117568691 gene encoding mitochondrial E3 ubiquitin protein ligase 1; protein product: MDFIHESVALGVDLLILGLCVREYVHYKNTARVLKEAPQYTIDKELKSIVGRQQDKKIPYAVIRGTVTPIGVPLRSAYVPSVSGVLQIVKLHEHRVMRAFAGFWAEQRKLLHESVNEMPFELRQHDHGVEIVDAVSAAVLDVDVVYDNYESTSLSFFDHIFGFFTGVRQKGLQTTEQVLRDGSFLTAIGEIEMDGSTLRMQPSKQGPLFLTTATKSTLIKRFEDAKSSMLFKIVLCSSISMVLVGLIVRKVYRKKKQEREEAKIRKRLETERRERRARSRPHTLSQDQLCVVCSTNPKEIILLPCGHVCLCEDCAQKIDVTCPVCRGHIESKAAAFIA
- the LOC117568677 gene encoding uncharacterized protein LOC117568677; protein product: MSFDKLFWSMLVLNVITLLTAATVTTRIIQPRETSSCEGRQTPGPICESCELLATCVQHSNGWVNIPVESCDVANGYYCNIRLGTCSNATGPCHPFGIEGNFQCTSQGIFPDPYDCQKYHMCYFLDIVLVAAAVDCGNDRAFDARTGQCSLTLDSAVCTQPQYQCPHVGYVAAWPSNPNIFYVCKSTVNQNAEDTVVTYPSLHRCNDGEIFSDYVCRPGNSSSVVPTLSPSIDPNDNGFTVMPARCEHVGLMADSANCRKYFFCSTKNGQLQHQDCPDGTYFRPELSSCVLGTC
- the LOC117568676 gene encoding uncharacterized protein LOC117568676, yielding MRSVELLLLLSVGLVGCQGRVLLNYSLGIDSAELVTNPCQDVRLAGFICVDCSTLGFCFYINGQWQTVEMSSCQSERGFYCSDEETYGCTWQPRCKVPVRGKFYCQGEGVYPDPYDCRSYHECSAANVDMPRQCTNGAAYSLLTQSCSLPRDSEQCSQKQYSCSYLGQTGVWAANSSYYYICQQEETVFYPLMMKCRDGYTFNGHSCSSPVQTRAVQQQQEKHLDRKLVVCRDGERFASDNANAYFACHAGQLAFHSCPIGHYFDAVFKMCRYNADTCEEGESSIADSKYGFNYCLHGQLIYQRCPIKYYYDEDAQACRQLAETCRDFSTSPAETAAGFYTCVKGQLHYQLCPAETAYYDEQRDVCVQRDLPVYL
- the LOC117568757 gene encoding major royal jelly protein 1, with product MTKLLSVFLLSLLAAASSAGYSSSSDSSSSSSSNTIAGSKCDKNPLTELTFQLSGSNLHWPCDSTKNIYVQSGRYVPRNVIVTRAQLQRDSAFVALPRYKQGVPFTLGKVNLKKGECLAKIAPYPCWAIQEEGNCQALQSVVDVAVDQNGLLWALDVGIVNTLEQPIRRCSPKIVAINTANNKVVKSIDLSDLVTSESRLQFIVIDYSKDNKPFVYVADAGARSILVYDITGNKSYRIVLPRATAPTNDVLYVALTSKPDGTSTLFFSYLSSSRLYSIKGEYLRVGQGAGSIIDVGPKPYGKQAVLLGADGGTSLFFRYKGENDIYLWDSETCFKASNLQEVQRGGDCRLSTQVLPGHKRFMWALESNFHDFISDRTGCNGASIVLHPVVRECDD